One window of Dermacentor albipictus isolate Rhodes 1998 colony chromosome 9, USDA_Dalb.pri_finalv2, whole genome shotgun sequence genomic DNA carries:
- the LOC135917300 gene encoding uncharacterized protein — MKGPSKAAWVVLGLATIAQCFGWKHDLSRPVRDDCCRDPDKCCPYGYRCDMRYRNCVRIAGDERPVYASSYSSSSRTQPITNYATGTRGYHSTSYAAGRYGVPDQGFALSQNNFLRSENCPTGTYCWDIDTCCLIQHGYNSLWTRVESTCCTRYNSPNCQRVRGCRVTIGDQRYKSYRETFTRRPTYYGAAHPMAVPPAATVWALAILLRCVGLYTFKM; from the exons GCTTCGGCTGGAAGCACGACCTGTCGCGGCCCGTGCGAGACGACTGCTGCCGGGACCCGGACAAGTGCTGTCCCTACGGCTACCGGTGCGACATGCGGTACCGCAACTGCGTCCGCATCGCCGGCGACGAGAGGCCCGTCTACGCTTCCTCCTACTCGTCGAGCTCGCGGACGCAGCCCATCACCAACTACGCGACCGGCACGCGCGGCTACCACTCGACCTCGTACGCCGCGGGACGCTACGGAGTGCCGGACCAGGGGTTCGCGCTCTCGCAGAACAACTTCCTGCGATCGG aaaacTGCCCCACTGGGACATACTGCTGGGACATTGACACCTGTTGCCTCATCCAGCATGGCTACAACAGCCTCTGGACGCGAGTGGAGTCCACCTGCTGCACGCGTTACAACAGCCCCAACTGCCAAAGGGTTCGCGGCTGCAGAGTGACCATTGGTGACCAGCGTTACAAGTCTTATCGGGAGACCTTCACTCGCAGGCCGACCTACTACGGAGCAGCACACCCAATGGCTGTTCCACCAGCTGCAACTGTCTGGGCACTtgccattttgcttcgctgcgTTGGGCTGTATACCTTCAAAATGTGA
- the LOC135917319 gene encoding uncharacterized protein, which produces MDHDYTPLLDITKEHESPQPLNIKRELGSGTVNGDHVVHAASEQADGAKKPKKHKASSLVRCDPTVMELCEILADPTRLEAFLCEYGLGITPPPPPSAALLTHPRRMGRPCTASQVWGICSVLKFNPLLPDCKGCITTFVRKGVKDGRPAYRCSNCRKQISQLNGPTPWAQKSAASPASFFCQMDCRGRPNVRLSKCEILWIVYCMAKDLTVAKTTELGYAVRTPTIIYWRQRVRQAVSRSLSGHPRMGGSSERVQVGVFKLKFKSSSSDYPILILGLLAESTGELRLLHIDNDEPDCIAQIVAKGVLPETKIVSTGGKVFSHIEAAEDEDGPMRLVHDDGSQNDGATTKSGSKRQNSFCNTQKILCLWRRVRSKLMLISCSKDPNALQGHLDWFWWLSMNGVGHCKDPFLRLLESIVKAYDK; this is translated from the exons ATGGATCATG ACTACACTCCACTACTCGACATCACGAAAGAACATGAATCGCCTCAGCCACTCAACATAAAAAGAGAACTTGGCTCCGGGACTGTCAACGGCGATCATGTCGTGCACGCTGCATCTGAACAAG CTGATGGAGCAAAGAAACCGAAGAAACATAAGGCATCAAGTTTGGTGCGCTGTGACCCGACCGTCATGGAATTGTGTGAAATTCTTGCCGACCCAACACGTCTTGAAGCTTTCCTCTGTGAATATGGCCTTGGCAttacaccacctcctcctccatcAGCAGCTCT CCTGACACATCCAAGGCGCATGGGTCGACCTTGCACAGCAAGCCAGGTTTGGGGCATCTGCTCAGTGCTCAAGTTTAACCCTCTGCTGCCAGATTGCAAAGGTTGCATCACGACTTTCGTACGAAAAGGTGTCAAGGATGGTCGCCCCGCCTATCGCTGCAGTAATTGTCGAAAGCAG ATCTCGCAGCTGAATGGCCCTACACCTTGGGCTCAGAAGTCTGCTGCGTCACCAGCATCATTCTTCTGCCAGATGGACTGCAGAGGCCGTCCAAACGTGAGGCTTTCAAAATGCGAGATTCTATGGATAGTGTACTGCATGGCTAAAGACCTGACAGTCGCCAAAACGACAGAGCTTGGATATGCTGTGAGAACCCCGACCATCATCTACTGGAGACAGCGGGTGCGTCAGGCCGTCTCGCGGAGCCTCTCTGGCCACCCCCGCATGGGTGGGAGTTCGGAAAGGGTGCAG GTTGGCGTCTTCAAGCTGAAGTTCAAGAGCTCAAGCAGTGACTATCCAATTTTGATCTTAGGTCTACTGGCTGAATCAACGGGGGAACTTCGGCTCTTGCACATTGACAATGACGAACCCGACTGTATCGCTCAGATTGTCGCAAAAGGGGTGCTTCCTGAAACCAAAATCGTCTCGACTGGCGGCAAGGTATTCAGCCACATTGAAGCAGCTGAAGATGAGGATGGTCCAATGCGCCTAGTCCATGACGATGGCTCCCAGAACGATGGTGCTACCACAAAATCGGGGTCAAAGAGGCAGAATTCTTTTTGCAACACCCAAAAGATTCTCTGCTTGTGGAGGCGGGTGCGTTCAAAACTGATGTTGATTAGCTGCTCAAAAGACCCCAATGCACTCCAGGGTCACCTGGACTGGTTTTGGTGGCTGTCAATGAATGGTGTTGGGCACTGCAAAGATCCATTCTTGCGGCTACTCGAATCTATAGTGAAAGCTTATGATAAATAG